One Mycolicibacterium sp. TUM20985 genomic window, GCCCCCGCACCACGGACGGGCGGCGGCCCCGGAGCCGCTAGGGGGAGAGCTCCGAGACCGCCGGGTCTGTGCAAGGCCGATCCCACCATCGGAATGCCTTGCTTCGAAAGGGCTAAAGGTCACCTGGGCGTTGCGCCGGCGTGCAACATCACCGAACAGGGGAGAACGCCCAGCGCGCACTCGGCGGCAGGGTCGAGCACCGTGCCGATGTCGTGCGACTGGCGGTCAGCGGCGATGAACAACGCGATCTGACCGACGCGAGCGCGGAGATAGGACTCCAGCTCGACGCCTGGCTCCACCGCGACGTCGAGCCCGGGGTGCCTGCCCACCCGCGCGTCGATCTCCCGGGTCAGGCGGGTATCCAGCTCGGCGGGGTCCGTCGCCCCTTCGCGCCTCGTCCAATGGGTCAACAGCCGCAACGGCTTCCGACGCAGGACTGCCTCGTCGACGGCCACGCGCAGCAGGTCCGTCGCGGCCGGGTCGCTACCGAGCCGGGCGACGATCCAGCCGTCGGCGAGAGGGTCGCCCCTGACGATCGTCACCGGGCAGTCGGCGTCCAGCAACACTTCGGTGGCGGTGCCCACCCGGTGACCAGGGTGCGGTGGCCGCGGCCCGTTGGAGCCGACGCAGATCATCACCGCGGAGTCGCGGGCAAGCGCGACGGAGGCGGTGGCATAGTCGATCTCGGCGACCACGTCGATCGAGCGGCTGGCGCGCCGAGCTCGTTCGGCTGCAGCGATCAGAGCGGTGTCGTGCGGCCCGGCGGGCAGGCGCCCGGTTCCGGTCGTCGCAGCGTCCGACGGGTCGACCGCATAGACCAACCGCAAGGGTACGCAACGTAGTTCGGCCTCGACAGCCCCCCAGGTCACCGCTTTCAACGCACCAGGCAGCCCATCGACGCCGACGACGACCTCAGGCCGGGGGTCGACGACCACGGGCTGACGGTGGTGCCGTTGCAGGGTCAGGGAGTCGGCGAGCGCCGAGCACACGACGAAGGCCTCGAAACGGTGCGTTTGGGAAGTCATGCGGGCCACTCCTTCGGGTCATTGCGATATCGGACTGTCGAACGGAATCGAGCGTCGGTTCCCCTCACGAGGCCGGCGGGTCGTGATGCGCCTGCGCCCGCTCATAGGCCTCGACGGCCGTGGGCAACGTCATGTACAGCCGGTCTGAGCCGATCTTGTCGAGCATGCCCGCGGCGTCGAGCGCATCGTGAAGGTCCTGTTTGACCCGGGCCATGGCGAAGACGATTCCCCGGCCCGAGAGTTCCTCGCGGAGCCGTTCCAGCGCATCGAGTGCGGTCATGTCCACTTCGACGTTGGCCTCGGCGTTGAGGACGAACCAGTTGACCGGTCGCGGCGAGTGGTCGGCGGCAGCCAACGCGCGATGCCGAAAGTCCTCGGCGTTGGCGAAGCACAACGGCGCGTCGTAGCGGTAGACGATCAACCCCGGAATCAACGTGGCGAGTGGGTAGTCGTCGACGTCGTGCATGCCCGCGAGGCCCGGCACCAACCCCTGGACACTGTCGTGCGCGCGGGCCAGCCGCCGCAGCAGGTCCAAGATCGACAGCAGGACCGCGGCGATCACCCCGTACAGCACGCCCAACCCGCACACGGCGACCGCCGTGATGGCGGCGAGCACGAACTCGCTGCGGCGGAAGCGAGCCAGCCTGCGAAATTCCCCTACGTCGACGAGCTTCGTTGCGGCGTAGAAGATCAGGGCGCCAAGGGCTGCCGACGGGATGTACGCGATGAAGCCGCCACCGACCACCACCACGCAGATCACTACGAGGAAGACCACCAGCGAGTACACCTGCGTGCGGGAGCCCGACGCGTCGCCGAGCGCGGTCCGGCTGCCGCTGGAGCTCACCGGGAAGCCCTGGGTGAAGCCCACCGCGACATTGCACACCGCGAGGGCGCGCAGTTCGGCGTCGGCGTCGATGTCCGCCGAGCGACGCGCGGCGAACGAGCGGGCCGTCAACACGTTGTCGGAGAACGCCACGACGGCGATTCCGAAGGCGGGCCCGAGCAGATCCTGCAGGGACTGGCGGGTCAGCTCGGGAACCTGGAACGGTGGCAACCCGGTGGGTACCGCGCCAACGACGTCGATGCCGTGACGTCCCAACCCGAAGACTACGACCGCCGTGGCCGCGCAGAGCACCCCGATCAGCGGTCCGGGCAATCGCGGCGTCCAGCGGCTCAGCGCGATGATCAGCGCGAGGACGCCCACGGCGAAGGCAGCTGTCGGCCAGTGGAATTCACGCGCTCTCACGGTGACCGACATGACTTGCTGGACGACGGTGTCACCCGAGGTGGCCACTCCGGTCATCTTGCCCAGCTGGCTGACGATCATGACGATCGCGATACCGGTGAGGTAGCCGACGAGCACCGGTCTGGACAGCAGATTGGAGAGGAAGCCGAGCCTGAGCACGGCGGCGATCAGGCAGATGACGCCGACGAAGACGGCGAGGGTGGCCGCGTAGTGCGCATACCGCGTCGGATCGCCGAGCGCCAGAGGACCCAGTACGGCCGCCGTCATCAACGCCGTCGTGGACTCGGGTCCGACCGACAGCTGGCGGGACGACCCGAGCACTGCGTACAGCACCAACGGCGGTAACGCCGTCCAGAGCCCGACGATGGGACTCAGCCCGGCCAACGCCGCATACGCGAGCGCCTGGGGGATCAAATAGGCCGCCACGCTGAGACCGGCCTGCACGTCACCCCGCCACCACGAAGACGAATACCCGCGAAGACCGAGGAGGTTTGGCAGCAGGGTATTCGGCCACGAGGTGTCCGACGAGGTGGTCAACCCGTGCGCTGGCTCAGCACCGGACATCGTGTTGCGACCGTCTCTCGGCTCGACGTCGCGACCGATTCATGCATCAACCGCAGACTGCGGTTCAGGGTCAGTGGGATCAGGTGCGCGGTCACGGTGGCGCCTGCCTTCAGATGCCGGAAGGCACCCTCGACCAACGTCTCGACGTCCGCGCGAGGCGAACCCGGGAACCTGGCGCACACCGCCGAAATGATTCCAGCGAGTTCGTCGGTCTCCATTCTCGTGGCGCCCGGGGCGGGCGGGCGGGAACCATCCGGCGCCATGGCGACGTCCGACGACGTGTCGGCAACCGCACGAAGATCGCTCACTACGGTCATTCCGCACCTCTGCCACGCAGGCGTCGGGGTCGGTCCTCGATTGCCATGGTCGACCTCTCGGAAGTAACTGAGCACCCGTCGTACCCGAGTTCGCGCTCACGTTAGGACGGGTCCGGGTCTGGCCGTAGGGCCGAAGGGCACGGAAAGCCCGCCGTTCGACCCAGGCTTCCGCTCCCCCACTGCCCGCGTGACCAACGACTGCGTGCGCGACCAACGACCTCGTAGTGCAGGCCTTAGGCCCCTACCCCGTTGGCCGCTCGAGTGATCGGATCGAGGGAGGGCGCGCACACGAGAGGCCCTGCGTGCGCCGGACCGGAACGACATCCAAGGAAGATCATGCTGTCATCAAACCCCGCGCCAGGTAACGAGATCCCCACGGCGACAATCGTTCTCGACGAGTACAGCCGCCACGGCCGCGCGATGGTACGTCTGCGATGGCAGGAGGCCAGCCTGGTCGGACGTGGCCTTTCCCGGCTGGACGCCACCGACGAGCCCGAACACACGATAGGCCAGAAGCTGGCGCTGGCTCGGGCCCTGTCCCATCTGGCCCGACAGCTCTTCACCGAGGCGGCGAGCGACATCGAGGGCGCGTCGGCCGCCCGCTCGGCATGACGCGCCGGGTCCGCGACTCCGGCGCCGCGGTTTTTCGCAGCCGCGAAGAAGCCGGACGTGTCCTCGGCGATCTGCTCAGCGCCTATGAGGGCCGCACCGACGTCGTCGTGCTGGGGCTGGCCCGTGGCGGCGTTCCGGTGGCATACCAGGTGGCATGCGCCCTGGGCGCTCCGCTGGACTGCTTCATAGTGCGCAAGCTGGGAGTACCCGGTCACGACGAGTTCGCCATGGGCGCGATCGCGAGCGGAGGACGAACCGTCCTCAACGATGACGTCATCCGGGGACTCGGACTCAACTCGGCTCGGGTGCGCGAGGTGCTGGAACGCGAGGGCCGCGAGCTCATTCGCCGCGAAGCCGCTTATCGCGGCGACCGGCCGCCGATTCAGTTGAGCGGCAAGACGGTGATCGTCGTGGACGACGGTCTGGCCACCGGCTCGAGCATGCTCGCGGCGGTCCTTGCCATCCGCGATCAGGAGCCGGCGCAGATCGTGATCGCCGTGCCTGCCGCACCCGAGCCGACGTGTCGGGAATTCGCCAGCATGGTCGACGACGTCGTCTGCGCGTCGATGCCGACACCGTTCACCGCCGTCGGTGCCTCCTACTGGAATTTCACCCAGGTCGACGATGACGAGGTCCGCGGCCTCTTGAGTAAACCGACCGTGGCGGCGACAAGCCCAGCACCCCAACGACATCGGTCCGCTGAGGCCGTACGACGAAGCGCGGTACCGGCACCCGGTGGTGTTCCCGCTCCCGAAGTGCTGGCCGACCTGATCGGAAACGCTCGCGTGGTGCTCATCGGCGAGAGCTCGCACGGTACGCACGAGTTCTACCAGGCCCGGGCCGACATCACGCGGTGGTTGATCGAACACCAGGGCTTCACGGCCGTCGCCGCCGAGGCCGACTGGCCCGACGCCTACCGCGTCAACCGCTTCGTCCAGGGGGTGGGCGGCGACGCGACTGCAGATGAAGCTCTGAGCGGGTTCGAACGCTTTCCCGCGTGGATGTGGCGCAATGTCGTGGTCCGGGACTTCGTCGGCTGGCTTCGCCGACACAATGAACTCGGCCGCCGCGAGGGCTTGCCGCAGACGGGTTTCTACGGGCTCGACCTGTACAGCTTGCACCGGTCCATGCAAGCCGTCGTCGACTACCTCGACACGGTGGACCACGTCGCCGCGGCGCGCGCGCGACAGCGCTACGCCTGCTTCGACCACACGTCCGACGACGGTCAGGCGTACGGCTACGCCGCCGCCTTCGGGGCGGGCGAGTCGTGTGAGGACCAGGCGGTGGAGACCTTGCTCGAACTTCAACGCAGCCGCATCGCCTATCTCGCCGATGACGGCAGACAGGCCGAGGACGATTTGTTCTGCGCCACACAGAACGCCGCAGCGGTCCGAGACGCAGAGGCCTACTACCGCTCGATGTTTCGTGGGCGCGTGGATTCGTGGAACCTTCGCGATTCGCACATGGCCGACACTCTGGACGCCCTGCTGGCTCACCTGGACGTGCAACGAGGGCGACCAGGCAGTACCCGAATCGTGGTGTGGGCGCACAACTCGCACGTCGGTGACGCACGCGCCACCGAGATGGGCGCCGACGGCCAACTGACCCTGGGCCAGTTGGTGCGTGAACACCACGGCGAGCACAGTCGGCTCATCGGATTCAGCACCTATCAGGGAACCGTCACGGCGGCCAGCGAATGGGGCGGGCCCGCGGAACTGAAGTCCGTCCGGCCGGGTCTACCAGGAAGTCTTGAGGAGCTCTTTCACGAGGCTGGTCCAGCGCCGTTCCTCATTCGGATGGATGGGGACGGGCAATCCGACGCCGCCGAGGCCCTGAGCAGCGTGCGGTTGCATCGCGCCATCGGTGTCATCTACCGGCCCGAGACCGAGCGTCACAGTCACTACTTTCACGTTCGACCCGCCGACCAGTACGACGCGATGATTCATCTCGACGTCACCACGGCGTTGACACCCCTCGAGTCAGCCAGTCTTCAGGTCGAGGGCCAGACGCCCGAGACGTACCCCAGCGGCCTGTGAAAGCTCACCAGAAGAGGACCTTTGCCCATATCGGTTAACTACCAATGCGTTTAGCGTTAATGGTGACCACAACGAACAAGGAGTGAACGAACGATGACCAAGACCACGAGTACGGACGTCGCAACCCCCCGAACGGTGGATCTCGCCGACGAGGTACGCGAATCCGCGAGGACAGGACAGCACGCCGCCAGCGAGGCGTTGCGCAAGTTCCGCCACACGGTCGACGAGGCGCTTCCCGAATCCGTACAACCGCTGCGCAAGAAGATCGTCGATGCGGCAATCGAATTGGCCGATCAGCTGGTCACCGCCCAGTACGAGTTCAACCGCAGCATCGTGGCGACCGCGGATCGCGCATTGACCAAGGCGGACGGCGATCGCCAGTAGGCAAGTAGCCCAGCGCGCCGAGACTCGGTAGCGTCGCCGAGCGTGCGTAAAGTCCCGATTTCCCTCGGCGTGTCGCCCACCGACACGCACGCTCGCGGGAGAGGGGGGACTAGGGCACGTGGGCGGGGATCCGCAGCAGCAGTCGCGCACCACCTAGCGGACTGACGTCGAGATGCGCCGAGACGCCGTGCTTGACCGCGTTCGCGATGGCGTTGTCATCACCAACCGAAGCCCCGCCGGCAACCCCACGATCAGCTTCGGCGACGGCGACAGGGTGACCTGCAGGTCGGGATAGACGCGCGGAGCGTCGTGCGCCGCGCGGTCGAGTAGCTCGGTGACGTCGAACTCGACGAAGTCGTCGGCGGTCGTCAGCTCGCCCTGCGCGAGCCGCTCCAGCGCCGTCAGCCCCGTCAGGCGTAGAGACGCTATCTGCTGGGGTGCTCGTTGACGGGATGCACTTCAGCGAGTCCCGGGGGGGTCGTCACGAACTGTTGATAAGTCGGCTGGCATGGGTCGTGATGGTGAATCCGGTGGTGGCACTGGGCTTCACGTCAGCTGCGCACGCAGAGCCCAGGCCCCCGAACCCCGTCGACAAGCAGTTCGTGACAACCGAGTCGCGCACAGTCGGATGCGTCGTTACACCCGGCACAGTCCTGTGCACTGGCAACTTTGCGAACGCGCCGACCCGGTGCAGCGAGACGCAGGACTGCGATCCGGACAGTCTGGGGACACGCGACCACACGGTATGGGTCAATGCCGAGGGGGGAGGGTTGCAGTGGAATGACTCCAATTTTCAGTCTTACGGCTACACCGAATTGGTCCTCACCTATGGTCAGGTATTTCACCTCAAAGGATGGACCGTCGAGCCCAGCTCGGAGGGAACGCGTTTCACCAACGACGGCACGGGCCGCGGCATGTTCGTCAGCCGACAGGGCGTGACCTATCTTGCGGCCCCTGCGGCCCCGGAGGGCGTCGACGTGTGCGCGGCGGCGACAGAGGAGGCGCTGCTGGCAGAGCTGAAATCCAGTCCCAACTTCTACGAGCGAGTGGCGTACGCCACCGGCTTCTGGCGGGTCCAATGCTCGCCGCCGTTTGCACTGGGAGCGACCCAGGGCACGGTGCAGTCGTCGGGGGCCCTGTTCCGTCGCGACGGTTCCCGCTGGACGGTTCTCGACGTGGGGTCGGCGATGGCGTGCGCCCAGTACGGCGTCACCGCTGCCGACGCACTCGAGGGTTGCGTCGTCTGACGACTGCGGTCTGACCTCTTTTCGAACGCATCGCTGCACATCACCCCGCCCGCAGCGCCCTGGTCATCGGCGCGTCTCTCACCACTGCAAGAACACCGCCACTTATAGCCGCGAGTCACACGCTCGCCGCTCGCTAGGCGCTGTCTCTTTTCTCTAGTAGTGAGACTCCGGCTGTGCGGCAGCTGGAGTATGCGTGGTGCCTGCCACGTACGCGGGCGCGGGGCACCGGCGCGGAGAGACAAGTGCACCTTCCGGCACGGATCGGCAAACCGGCGACGATAATCAGCACATGCATGACGTCTGGGGGGTCTCCGACCACGCGTTTGTGATGTGGTTCGTGGTGGCCGCGACATTCGTCGCCACCGCTTCGATGGCGTACCGGCTCATCGCGTTCCGAGGACGCCCCGCGTTCAGCGATGACGTCGACGCCCACCAAGCGGCCTTCCTTGCAGGAGGTCCTCATTTGGCTGTGTACTCCGCACTCGGGGAGCTGCGCCGCACCGGCGCGGTCGGCGTCAACCCCGACCGTGTCCTTTCGCAGGTTGCGCCACTGCCAATGGACGCGACACGGCTGGAGCGGGCGGTCTACGAGGCGACGCCGGGCCACACCGCAGTCGAACTACCTGGACAGCCTGCGGTCAGCGCGACGCTCGCACGAATCTGCGGCGGCCTCGAGGAGTCCGGGCTTTTGTTGTCACCGTCGCAGCGGGCAAGTACCCGTTGGTTCCTGTACGCGCTACTGGTGGTGTTGGGAATTGGAGTGGCGCGCGTCGCCGCGGAACTCATCCGTGGCGCGCCGGTCGGCGGTCTGTTCAGTGCCCTGGTTGTCATTGGCGTCTTCGTGACGTTCATGGTGACGGTGCCGAGACGCACCCGAGCCGGCACAACCGTGCTTGCTGAATTGCGTCGGCGGCACGCCCACCTCACACCACCGAGGCCGGTCATCGAAACCGGTGCTGCCGCGCTTCTCACTGAATGGCGGCGACGGCATCCACCACAGAAGCCGCCCCTTGACGCTCCCGGCGCAGCCGCTCTCGCAATTGGTCTTTTCGGCACTGAGTCGCTGTACGCGTTCGACCCGGTATTCGCCTCGAACGTCGGCGCTCCGCGACACCGCCCCACCTTCGACGTGATAAGTCTTGGCAGCCCGTAGGGAAGGCGACTGGTCCGAGCCCTGCAGTCGGCTCGACGCACACTATTCGCTGCGCTCAGACGACTCGCCCGAAAAGGCCGATCCCGACAGCGGTGAGGTGATGGTGAGGTCGACTATCCGCACATCTTCACCTCAACAGCACAGTGCATCTCGACGCACTGCGCAACACGACCGACGTCCTGTCGCCGTATGTCGACGGCCTACCCACCACGCTATGACCGCCACGCACGGCGCACCCCGACGCCACACCGCCGTGCAGTCCTGGCCCGAAATTCGCCCCAAGTGAAGACAAGTACTGATCACTGCCGTTTCCCTAGTCCGAAATGAAGGTGACGTGGGACTATCTCGTTAACGGTGTTTCCGGCGGTTTTCATCAGTAGGTTTCGGCTGCCGGGAATCGGTCGCCGAAGGTGATCGCGAACGCATTCAGCGCGGGTTTCCACCGCATCGTCCATCGTGCCCTGCCGACGCCGGTCGGGTCCAGGGATCGGGTGACGAGGTACAGGCATTTCAGGGCGGCCTGCTCGGAGGGGAAGTGCCCGCGGGCCTTGATTGCGCGGCGGTAGCGGGCGTTGAGTGACTCGATGGCATTCGTCGAGCAGATCACCTTCCGTATCTCCACGTCGTAGTCCAGGAACGGGATGAACTCGTTCCAGGCGTTGTCCCAGAGTTTGATCACCGCTGGGTAGCGCTGTCCCCATTTCTCGGCCAGATCATCGAACGCCGAGCGGGCCGCAGTAGCATTGACCGCGGTGTAGATCGGCTTCACATCGCGTTTGATCTCATCCCAGTACTTGCGGGACGTGAGCCGAAAGGTGTTGCGTATCAAGTGAATGATGCACGTTTGGACGATCGCTTGGGGCCACACGTTGCTCACCACTTCGGGCAGTCCCTTGAGGCCGTCGCAGACCACGAAGAAGGTGTCCTTGACGCCGCGGTTTCGTAGGTCGGTGAGCACGGCCATCCAGAACTTGGCGCCTTCACCGCCGGTGCCGGCCCACAGGCCGAGGATGTCGCGTTCCCCGCCCAGGGTGACCCCGATGGCGGCGTAGAACGGTCGGTTGGCGACCTGGCCGTCGCGGACCTTCACCACGATCGCGTCGATGAAGATCGCGGCGTAGGTCTCATCCAGAGGCCGTACCGTCCATTCGTTCATCTCCTCGAGTACCTTGTCGGTGATTCGGCTGATCGTCTCCTTGGAGACCGAGGCACCGTAGATCTCGGCGAAGTGCGCCGAAATCTCGCCGGTGGTAAGCCCTTTGGCGTACAACGACAGCACGACCTCATCGACACCGGTGAGCCGGCGCTGCCGTTTCTTGACGATCTGCGGCTCGA contains:
- a CDS encoding universal stress protein — encoded protein: MTSQTHRFEAFVVCSALADSLTLQRHHRQPVVVDPRPEVVVGVDGLPGALKAVTWGAVEAELRCVPLRLVYAVDPSDAATTGTGRLPAGPHDTALIAAAERARRASRSIDVVAEIDYATASVALARDSAVMICVGSNGPRPPHPGHRVGTATEVLLDADCPVTIVRGDPLADGWIVARLGSDPAATDLLRVAVDEAVLRRKPLRLLTHWTRREGATDPAELDTRLTREIDARVGRHPGLDVAVEPGVELESYLRARVGQIALFIAADRQSHDIGTVLDPAAECALGVLPCSVMLHAGATPR
- a CDS encoding SulP family inorganic anion transporter gives rise to the protein MSGAEPAHGLTTSSDTSWPNTLLPNLLGLRGYSSSWWRGDVQAGLSVAAYLIPQALAYAALAGLSPIVGLWTALPPLVLYAVLGSSRQLSVGPESTTALMTAAVLGPLALGDPTRYAHYAATLAVFVGVICLIAAVLRLGFLSNLLSRPVLVGYLTGIAIVMIVSQLGKMTGVATSGDTVVQQVMSVTVRAREFHWPTAAFAVGVLALIIALSRWTPRLPGPLIGVLCAATAVVVFGLGRHGIDVVGAVPTGLPPFQVPELTRQSLQDLLGPAFGIAVVAFSDNVLTARSFAARRSADIDADAELRALAVCNVAVGFTQGFPVSSSGSRTALGDASGSRTQVYSLVVFLVVICVVVVGGGFIAYIPSAALGALIFYAATKLVDVGEFRRLARFRRSEFVLAAITAVAVCGLGVLYGVIAAVLLSILDLLRRLARAHDSVQGLVPGLAGMHDVDDYPLATLIPGLIVYRYDAPLCFANAEDFRHRALAAADHSPRPVNWFVLNAEANVEVDMTALDALERLREELSGRGIVFAMARVKQDLHDALDAAGMLDKIGSDRLYMTLPTAVEAYERAQAHHDPPAS
- a CDS encoding dsRBD fold-containing protein, which produces MLSSNPAPGNEIPTATIVLDEYSRHGRAMVRLRWQEASLVGRGLSRLDATDEPEHTIGQKLALARALSHLARQLFTEAASDIEGASAARSA
- a CDS encoding erythromycin esterase family protein, translated to MTRRVRDSGAAVFRSREEAGRVLGDLLSAYEGRTDVVVLGLARGGVPVAYQVACALGAPLDCFIVRKLGVPGHDEFAMGAIASGGRTVLNDDVIRGLGLNSARVREVLEREGRELIRREAAYRGDRPPIQLSGKTVIVVDDGLATGSSMLAAVLAIRDQEPAQIVIAVPAAPEPTCREFASMVDDVVCASMPTPFTAVGASYWNFTQVDDDEVRGLLSKPTVAATSPAPQRHRSAEAVRRSAVPAPGGVPAPEVLADLIGNARVVLIGESSHGTHEFYQARADITRWLIEHQGFTAVAAEADWPDAYRVNRFVQGVGGDATADEALSGFERFPAWMWRNVVVRDFVGWLRRHNELGRREGLPQTGFYGLDLYSLHRSMQAVVDYLDTVDHVAAARARQRYACFDHTSDDGQAYGYAAAFGAGESCEDQAVETLLELQRSRIAYLADDGRQAEDDLFCATQNAAAVRDAEAYYRSMFRGRVDSWNLRDSHMADTLDALLAHLDVQRGRPGSTRIVVWAHNSHVGDARATEMGADGQLTLGQLVREHHGEHSRLIGFSTYQGTVTAASEWGGPAELKSVRPGLPGSLEELFHEAGPAPFLIRMDGDGQSDAAEALSSVRLHRAIGVIYRPETERHSHYFHVRPADQYDAMIHLDVTTALTPLESASLQVEGQTPETYPSGL
- a CDS encoding TIGR04222 domain-containing membrane protein, which codes for MHDVWGVSDHAFVMWFVVAATFVATASMAYRLIAFRGRPAFSDDVDAHQAAFLAGGPHLAVYSALGELRRTGAVGVNPDRVLSQVAPLPMDATRLERAVYEATPGHTAVELPGQPAVSATLARICGGLEESGLLLSPSQRASTRWFLYALLVVLGIGVARVAAELIRGAPVGGLFSALVVIGVFVTFMVTVPRRTRAGTTVLAELRRRHAHLTPPRPVIETGAAALLTEWRRRHPPQKPPLDAPGAAALAIGLFGTESLYAFDPVFASNVGAPRHRPTFDVISLGSP
- a CDS encoding IS256 family transposase; this encodes MTTLNDVTKKKAEQSAEQKAAVELVRLAQEQGLSLTGPDGLLKQLTKTVIEAALNEEMTEHLGYEKHDPPEAGSSNIRNGTRSKTVLTDTTGPVEIDVPRDRAATFEPQIVKKRQRRLTGVDEVVLSLYAKGLTTGEISAHFAEIYGASVSKETISRITDKVLEEMNEWTVRPLDETYAAIFIDAIVVKVRDGQVANRPFYAAIGVTLGGERDILGLWAGTGGEGAKFWMAVLTDLRNRGVKDTFFVVCDGLKGLPEVVSNVWPQAIVQTCIIHLIRNTFRLTSRKYWDEIKRDVKPIYTAVNATAARSAFDDLAEKWGQRYPAVIKLWDNAWNEFIPFLDYDVEIRKVICSTNAIESLNARYRRAIKARGHFPSEQAALKCLYLVTRSLDPTGVGRARWTMRWKPALNAFAITFGDRFPAAETY